Proteins from a genomic interval of Chroococcidiopsis thermalis PCC 7203:
- a CDS encoding SMP-30/gluconolactonase/LRE family protein, translating to MGSVTSGKILQVRPNGRIETFFSGNNEIFAANSLRLDEQRGILWGASSDFLGVRGVDGKVTRRPHRIFALDIRTGKVLRVVLMPDGGFGNDMAIDPKGGVYLTDSNRPRIYYLAPGAKQLQVWAEDDRLRSQPVGLAGIARAANGIVVVGLFSGGRLFKVTPSPQGTQVDAISLQRSIENPDGMVFAPDGSLLVLEGAIASGNGRLLCIRDILTPASQPKAIEVLADKMESPVNLTVADRQIWVTESRIRHRLIPGKETAIPDRFFIRRFTLPSSKTTKTSWLRFDPP from the coding sequence GTGGGTTCAGTGACAAGCGGCAAAATTCTCCAAGTTCGACCAAATGGTAGAATTGAAACTTTCTTCTCAGGAAATAATGAAATATTTGCCGCTAATAGTCTGCGGCTCGACGAGCAACGCGGTATTTTGTGGGGAGCCTCATCAGACTTTTTAGGCGTGCGCGGTGTTGATGGCAAAGTCACTCGCCGTCCCCATCGGATCTTTGCACTCGATATTCGGACTGGTAAAGTGCTGCGGGTGGTTTTGATGCCAGATGGCGGCTTTGGTAATGACATGGCGATCGATCCCAAAGGTGGAGTTTACCTCACTGATAGTAATCGTCCTCGCATTTACTATCTTGCACCTGGAGCCAAGCAACTTCAGGTTTGGGCTGAAGACGATCGCTTGCGCTCTCAACCAGTTGGTTTAGCTGGAATTGCACGAGCAGCTAACGGTATCGTAGTTGTGGGGCTGTTCTCCGGTGGCAGATTATTCAAAGTGACTCCATCACCACAGGGAACGCAAGTAGACGCGATTTCGCTGCAACGCTCGATTGAAAATCCAGATGGTATGGTCTTTGCTCCAGATGGTTCGCTACTCGTATTAGAAGGAGCGATCGCCAGTGGTAACGGTCGTCTGCTCTGCATTCGTGACATTCTTACACCTGCATCGCAACCAAAAGCGATCGAAGTCTTAGCGGACAAAATGGAATCGCCCGTTAATTTGACTGTAGCAGATCGACAAATATGGGTGACAGAATCGCGCATTCGCCATCGTCTCATTCCAGGAAAAGAAACTGCCATTCCCGATCGCTTTTTCATCCGCCGTTTTACGTTACCGTCTTCTAAGACCACCAAGACTTCTTGGTTA